A genomic window from bacterium includes:
- the plsX gene encoding phosphate acyltransferase PlsX, whose product MIIGIDAMGGDYAPKVVIDAVREIKDLDFILVGDKTQLKGEIPESRIVHAPTTIRMDESPQDAFKKKDSSIAIGTLLQKDGKIDAFVGAGNTGAYLMFNSLWLGRVKGIRRPALGTFFPTKNGFTFVLDIGATTAAKAEDLFQFGVMGCQCVKGLTGKEDPTVALLSVGEEDIKGSTVTREAFELMRNSKLNFLGNIEGHQILEGVSDVVVCDGTVGNAILKFGESIVELTKTTIKDAIRSSFKAKVGGVLLRPSLHKFFSRMSYEEYGGAIILGAKGVTIICHGRSNSKAIRNAIYMAAKYIELGINKQIEKTFM is encoded by the coding sequence ATGATTATAGGAATAGACGCAATGGGTGGTGACTATGCGCCAAAGGTTGTTATAGACGCAGTAAGAGAGATAAAGGATTTAGACTTTATTTTAGTAGGGGATAAAACTCAACTTAAAGGCGAAATACCGGAATCAAGGATTGTGCACGCTCCAACCACAATAAGAATGGATGAATCACCACAAGATGCATTTAAGAAGAAGGACTCTTCAATTGCAATTGGAACACTACTCCAAAAAGATGGTAAAATAGATGCATTTGTGGGAGCCGGAAATACAGGTGCATACTTAATGTTCAACTCATTATGGCTTGGAAGAGTTAAAGGAATAAGAAGACCAGCTTTAGGGACATTCTTCCCAACTAAGAATGGGTTCACTTTTGTGCTTGATATAGGCGCTACTACTGCAGCAAAAGCGGAAGATTTGTTTCAGTTTGGAGTTATGGGATGCCAGTGTGTAAAAGGACTGACTGGAAAAGAAGATCCAACTGTAGCACTACTTTCAGTAGGAGAAGAAGATATAAAAGGGAGCACAGTTACAAGAGAAGCTTTTGAACTTATGCGTAACTCTAAGCTAAATTTTTTAGGTAATATTGAAGGACATCAAATTTTGGAAGGAGTGAGCGATGTTGTAGTATGTGATGGCACTGTGGGAAATGCAATACTTAAGTTTGGTGAGAGTATAGTTGAACTTACCAAAACTACAATAAAAGATGCTATAAGAAGTTCATTTAAAGCAAAAGTGGGCGGAGTTCTACTTAGACCTTCGTTACATAAATTTTTTTCAAGAATGAGTTATGAAGAATATGGTGGAGCAATAATACTCGGTGCCAAAGGAGTAACTATTATATGTCATGGAAGGTCAAACTCAAAAGCTATTAGGAATGCAATTTATATGGCAGCTAAATATATAGAGTTGGGTATCAATAAGCAAATAGAAAAAACATTTATGTGA